Proteins encoded together in one Planctomyces sp. SH-PL14 window:
- a CDS encoding putative sugar nucleotidyl transferase: MQRVAFFEDSRAEHFQPLALTRPVYELLCGHFSNRERVLRQVQPTEWGAFCRPHLAEVYREEHPAVRVNDEHWLTTGTTFLINGRYLPAPGALAAAKADEVGVIGDTVAYLTLTAEEGLAFRSEAVDESLAQIARHRRPVAAEGTLVSYPWDIVHHNGEQLAADFRSRIKSPKKANLSAQVAILGEDRNVHVDLTADVDPFVVIDARSGPVYIDAGAKVQAFTRLEGPCYVGPKTQLFRANVRAGCSFGPVCRIGGEIEESVVHGFSNKYHDGFLGHSYVGSWVNLGALTSNSDLKNDYSAVTVPLSGVPIDSGSTKVGCFIGDHTKTALCSLFNTGSSIGVMSMLLPAGELMPKHIPSFMRLWHGRLDEIPGGIQPGLAAARVAMSRRDRMLTPAIERMLVRLHDDTRLERLSAVERMQRKDAARV; this comes from the coding sequence ATGCAGCGCGTGGCCTTTTTCGAAGACAGCCGGGCGGAGCATTTCCAGCCGCTCGCCCTCACCCGTCCCGTCTACGAGCTCCTCTGCGGGCACTTCTCCAACCGGGAACGGGTCCTCAGGCAGGTCCAGCCGACGGAGTGGGGCGCCTTCTGCCGGCCCCACCTCGCCGAGGTCTACCGCGAAGAGCACCCGGCGGTGCGGGTCAACGATGAGCACTGGCTGACCACGGGGACGACGTTCCTGATCAACGGCCGTTACCTCCCGGCACCTGGCGCGCTCGCCGCGGCGAAAGCGGATGAGGTCGGTGTCATCGGCGACACGGTCGCTTACCTCACGCTCACGGCCGAGGAAGGACTGGCGTTCCGGTCCGAGGCGGTCGACGAGTCGCTGGCGCAGATCGCGCGGCACCGCCGGCCGGTCGCGGCGGAGGGGACGCTCGTCAGCTACCCGTGGGACATCGTTCATCACAACGGCGAGCAGCTCGCCGCGGACTTCCGGTCGCGGATCAAGAGCCCGAAGAAGGCGAACCTAAGCGCCCAGGTGGCGATCCTCGGTGAGGACCGCAACGTTCACGTCGACCTGACGGCGGACGTCGACCCGTTCGTTGTGATCGACGCCCGCTCGGGGCCGGTTTACATCGATGCCGGAGCCAAGGTCCAGGCGTTTACGCGGCTGGAGGGGCCGTGTTATGTCGGGCCGAAGACGCAGCTCTTCCGGGCGAATGTCCGAGCGGGATGCAGCTTCGGGCCGGTCTGCCGTATTGGAGGCGAGATCGAGGAGAGCGTCGTTCACGGCTTCTCGAACAAGTACCACGACGGATTCCTGGGCCACAGTTATGTGGGGTCGTGGGTGAACCTGGGGGCGCTGACCTCGAACAGCGATCTGAAGAATGATTACTCGGCGGTCACGGTCCCGCTGTCCGGTGTGCCGATTGACTCCGGGTCGACGAAGGTGGGTTGTTTTATTGGGGATCACACGAAGACGGCGTTGTGCAGTCTGTTTAACACCGGCTCGTCGATCGGGGTGATGTCGATGCTGTTGCCGGCGGGGGAGTTGATGCCGAAGCATATTCCGTCGTTCATGCGGTTGTGGCATGGCCGGCTGGACGAGATTCCGGGGGGGATTCAGCCGGGTTTGGCGGCGGCGCGGGTGGCGATGAGCCGTAGGGATCGGATGTTGACGCCGGCGATCGAGCGGATGCTGGTCAGGCTTCACGACGACACACGCCTCGAACGCCTGTCCGCGGTCGAGCGAATGCAGCGCAAAGACGCAGCCAGGGTCTGA
- the glgB gene encoding 1,4-alpha-glucan branching protein GlgB, which produces MLQGRALTTDSAVQRPRGVPETKGTPNPEWRAIQRGMSNTSYLHFGAHLEVQNGVSGARFLVWAPDAREVCVIGDFNSWTHGEDYLNSSDSGNWWGFVPGVKKGDRYKFSIRTKAGDLLEKADPYGFYHEEPPRTASLIWDVTEFDWKDSAWLEKRKKTNWFESPISMYEVHLASWKRPWDGRKYHTYRELAEMLVEYVQEMGYTHIQLMPITEYPFDGSWGYQTVGYFSPTSRFGTPDDFQFFIDYLHQNDVGVLLDWVPGHFPTDAHSLGRFDGTALYEHEDPRQGFHPDWNTYIFNYGRMEVRNFLLSSARFWLDTYHIDGLRVDAVASMLYLDYSRSHGEWVPNKYGGRENIEAVKFLQDMNVALHGEFPGILTIAEESTSWPGVTRPVYDGGLGFSMKWDMGWMNDTLRYLSRETVHRQYHQNELSFRSLYQFTENFLMPLSHDEVVHGKKAILSKMPGDAWQQFANARLLYSYQYAAPGKKLLFMGGELGQWTEWNHDSQLDWELLKYPEHAGLNRCLRDLNTLMRQEKALHELDCNSGGFSWVSADDATHSVYAWCRYSKDRSEVLLVVMNMTPVPRHEYAIGVPIAGQWKEIFNSDARMYGGTDVGNGGVVETETVPMNWQEQSLLLTLPPLGMIILKAEPVVAPAVKK; this is translated from the coding sequence ATGTTGCAGGGACGTGCCCTTACGACGGACTCCGCCGTCCAGCGCCCCCGCGGAGTGCCGGAAACGAAGGGAACTCCCAACCCCGAGTGGCGGGCCATACAGCGCGGCATGAGCAACACCTCTTATCTGCATTTTGGCGCCCACCTCGAAGTTCAGAACGGGGTGAGCGGGGCCCGCTTCCTGGTGTGGGCTCCAGACGCGCGCGAAGTCTGCGTCATCGGCGACTTCAACTCCTGGACCCACGGCGAGGACTACCTCAACTCCAGCGACTCCGGGAACTGGTGGGGCTTTGTCCCCGGGGTGAAGAAGGGGGACCGCTACAAGTTCAGCATCCGGACGAAGGCGGGGGATCTTCTCGAAAAGGCGGATCCCTACGGCTTCTACCACGAGGAGCCTCCCCGCACGGCGTCGCTCATCTGGGACGTCACGGAGTTCGACTGGAAAGACAGCGCCTGGCTCGAGAAGCGGAAGAAGACGAACTGGTTCGAGTCGCCGATCTCGATGTACGAGGTCCATCTTGCTTCGTGGAAGCGGCCCTGGGACGGGCGGAAGTACCACACGTACCGCGAGCTGGCGGAGATGCTGGTCGAGTACGTCCAGGAGATGGGCTACACGCACATCCAGCTCATGCCGATCACGGAGTACCCGTTCGACGGCTCATGGGGCTATCAGACCGTCGGCTACTTCTCGCCGACGAGCCGGTTCGGCACGCCGGACGACTTCCAGTTCTTCATCGACTACCTGCACCAGAACGACGTCGGCGTCCTGCTCGACTGGGTTCCCGGCCACTTCCCGACCGACGCCCACAGCCTGGGCCGGTTCGACGGGACCGCTCTCTACGAGCACGAGGATCCGCGGCAGGGGTTCCATCCCGACTGGAACACCTACATCTTCAACTACGGGCGGATGGAGGTCCGGAACTTCCTCCTCTCGAGCGCCCGGTTCTGGCTCGACACCTACCACATCGACGGACTCCGCGTGGATGCGGTCGCGTCGATGCTGTACCTCGACTACTCCCGCTCCCACGGCGAGTGGGTTCCCAACAAGTACGGCGGTCGGGAGAACATTGAGGCGGTCAAGTTCCTGCAGGACATGAACGTGGCCCTGCACGGCGAGTTCCCGGGGATCCTGACGATCGCCGAAGAATCGACCTCGTGGCCCGGCGTCACGCGGCCGGTCTATGACGGCGGCCTCGGCTTCAGCATGAAGTGGGACATGGGGTGGATGAACGACACCCTCCGCTATCTCTCGCGGGAGACGGTCCACCGCCAGTACCACCAGAACGAGCTGTCGTTCCGTTCGCTCTATCAGTTCACCGAGAACTTCCTGATGCCGCTCTCGCACGACGAAGTCGTGCACGGCAAGAAGGCGATCCTCTCCAAGATGCCGGGGGATGCGTGGCAGCAGTTTGCCAACGCGCGGCTCCTGTACTCGTATCAGTACGCCGCCCCCGGAAAGAAGCTGCTGTTCATGGGAGGGGAGCTCGGCCAGTGGACCGAGTGGAACCATGACAGCCAGCTCGATTGGGAGCTGCTGAAGTACCCGGAGCATGCGGGGCTCAACCGCTGCCTCCGAGACCTGAACACGCTGATGCGGCAGGAGAAGGCGCTCCACGAACTCGACTGCAACTCCGGCGGGTTCTCGTGGGTCAGCGCCGACGACGCGACGCACAGCGTCTATGCCTGGTGCCGCTACTCCAAGGACCGCTCCGAGGTGCTCCTGGTCGTCATGAACATGACGCCGGTGCCGCGGCATGAGTATGCGATCGGTGTTCCGATCGCCGGGCAGTGGAAAGAGATCTTCAACAGCGATGCCCGGATGTACGGCGGGACCGACGTCGGCAATGGCGGCGTGGTCGAGACCGAGACGGTCCCGATGAACTGGCAGGAGCAGAGTCTGCTGCTGACGCTGCCGCCGCTGGGGATGATTATCCTCAAGGCGGAACCGGTGGTCGCGCCCGCCGTGAAGAAGTAG
- a CDS encoding UbiA family prenyltransferase, giving the protein MRSYLQLCRFPAVFTALGDILLGYLLVRSTLTPIVSVAALLVATAGLYLSGMAWNDIFDREEDARERPKRPIPSGRIPLRSATVFASGLMGIGLAASAVAGVPSLFVALILAGCILLYDAWLKRTPIGPVAMGTCRFLNVLLGASGGAATFADVWRMPQIWVAAAMGIYIAGVTWFARKDSGESPRGSLVASGFVVNLGFLGLAAWVSGAALRWGFGDPVLDPPGEWNLVLALVVIAITVNRRIVLAVGDPSPRVVQLAVKTMLLTLLVLDALLIYYYRGDPGMPYSLVCLAMLIPALFLGRWLTIT; this is encoded by the coding sequence ATGCGGTCCTACCTCCAGCTCTGCCGTTTTCCCGCCGTCTTCACCGCCCTCGGAGACATCCTGCTGGGGTACCTGCTCGTCCGGTCGACACTCACCCCCATCGTGAGCGTCGCGGCCCTGCTCGTGGCGACCGCAGGCCTCTACCTCTCGGGAATGGCCTGGAACGACATCTTCGACCGCGAAGAAGACGCCCGCGAACGCCCCAAGCGGCCCATCCCCTCGGGACGCATTCCGCTCCGGTCGGCAACCGTGTTCGCTTCCGGACTTATGGGGATCGGCCTCGCCGCGAGTGCCGTCGCCGGCGTTCCCTCGCTCTTCGTCGCGCTGATCCTCGCCGGATGCATTCTCCTCTACGACGCGTGGCTCAAGCGGACCCCCATCGGTCCGGTCGCGATGGGGACCTGCCGCTTCCTCAACGTGCTGCTCGGCGCGAGCGGCGGCGCGGCGACCTTCGCCGACGTCTGGCGGATGCCGCAGATCTGGGTCGCCGCCGCTATGGGGATCTACATCGCCGGCGTGACCTGGTTCGCCCGGAAGGACTCCGGCGAGAGTCCACGCGGCTCGCTCGTTGCCTCGGGCTTCGTCGTCAACCTGGGCTTCCTGGGACTGGCGGCCTGGGTCAGCGGCGCGGCCCTGCGGTGGGGCTTCGGGGATCCCGTCCTCGATCCGCCCGGCGAATGGAACCTCGTCCTCGCCCTGGTGGTGATTGCGATCACGGTCAACCGCCGGATCGTGCTCGCCGTCGGTGATCCAAGCCCGCGAGTCGTGCAACTGGCGGTGAAGACAATGCTCCTGACCCTGCTGGTCCTCGATGCGCTGCTGATCTACTACTACCGCGGCGACCCGGGGATGCCGTACTCGCTGGTCTGCCTGGCCATGCTGATCCCGGCCCTGTTCCTTGGGCGGTGGCTGACGATCACGTGA
- a CDS encoding zinc metallopeptidase — MILDFQYYLFLAPALLLMMWAQWRVKSTFAEAEQVPANLSGAAAARHILDAAGLQDVAIEQTPGMLSDHYDPSTRVIRLSDAVYSQRSAAAVGVAAHEAGHAIQHATHYAPLVFRNIAVPAATFGSNISFILLIFGAIMGFRPLIWLGIIAFGMVVAFQLINLPCEFDASRRAKKLLGEMGIVDYEGGVAVARTLNAAAWTYVAGTLQAVLTLLYYILRFTGGSRDE, encoded by the coding sequence ATGATCCTCGACTTTCAATACTACTTGTTCCTCGCCCCCGCGCTGCTCCTCATGATGTGGGCGCAGTGGCGCGTGAAGTCCACGTTCGCGGAAGCCGAGCAGGTCCCCGCGAATCTGTCCGGTGCGGCGGCTGCGCGGCATATCCTCGACGCCGCAGGTCTGCAGGATGTCGCCATCGAGCAGACGCCCGGCATGCTGTCGGATCACTACGACCCCAGCACGCGGGTCATCCGGCTGAGCGACGCGGTCTACAGCCAGCGGAGCGCGGCGGCGGTGGGGGTGGCGGCGCACGAGGCGGGACACGCCATTCAGCACGCCACGCACTACGCCCCGCTCGTCTTCCGCAACATCGCGGTTCCGGCGGCGACGTTCGGAAGCAACATCTCGTTCATCCTGCTCATCTTCGGTGCGATCATGGGCTTCCGGCCCCTGATCTGGCTGGGGATCATCGCCTTCGGGATGGTCGTCGCGTTCCAGCTCATCAACCTGCCGTGTGAGTTCGACGCCAGCCGCCGGGCGAAGAAGCTGCTCGGTGAGATGGGGATCGTGGACTACGAAGGGGGTGTCGCTGTGGCCCGGACCCTCAACGCCGCGGCCTGGACCTATGTGGCCGGGACGCTCCAGGCGGTCCTGACCCTCCTGTACTACATCCTCCGCTTCACCGGTGGCTCGCGGGACGAGTAA